The following proteins are co-located in the Pyrococcus abyssi GE5 genome:
- a CDS encoding ATP-binding protein, which produces MQEETEKELKAIREGLTSEKFELIVIYGRRRVGKTRLILEAVKGFPHVYYLAVESDNLRHFRETAERVFPEVKYVREDWESILHALKGKIIIIDEFPNLIKEDPKVVSLFQRAIDLELSNSNTKIILLGSSVSIITEKVLSQKSPLYGRRTGSMKLKPLEFFALKEFFPEASWEELVEIYGFTDGIPYYIIQVKLPFWEWLEKELLSPLSFFKDEVDFLLKYEFTETRVYRRILEAIALGKTTIKEIKDFTGMRHSDITPYLRNLLETDLVVREVPITEKPYSKRGRYYLADNFLAFWFRYIYPNLSRIEEGTFSIEEIRGDYSQYLGWVFEKVARQFLLKLNINFTKIGRWWHKDKEIDIVALNERGKGVLFAEVKWKKLKEKEAEKILRELEKKGKLTGLDDWEKSYGLIARNIEGKENLKGKGYLVWDLRDFNLVYRQPLREYHPRGL; this is translated from the coding sequence GTGCAGGAGGAAACGGAGAAGGAGCTGAAAGCGATAAGGGAGGGGTTGACAAGTGAGAAATTCGAACTCATAGTAATCTACGGTAGGAGAAGGGTCGGGAAGACAAGGTTGATCCTCGAGGCTGTGAAGGGCTTCCCGCATGTTTATTATTTAGCTGTTGAGAGCGATAACCTTAGACATTTTAGGGAGACCGCAGAGAGAGTATTTCCAGAAGTTAAATACGTAAGGGAGGATTGGGAAAGCATTCTACATGCTCTAAAAGGAAAAATCATAATAATAGATGAATTTCCAAACCTAATTAAGGAAGATCCGAAGGTCGTTTCTTTATTTCAGAGGGCTATTGACCTTGAATTATCGAACTCAAACACAAAAATTATACTCTTAGGATCTTCGGTTAGTATTATTACGGAGAAAGTGTTAAGTCAAAAGAGTCCTCTGTATGGAAGGAGAACTGGCTCAATGAAGCTTAAGCCATTGGAATTTTTCGCTTTAAAGGAGTTTTTCCCAGAGGCAAGTTGGGAAGAGCTTGTGGAAATATACGGGTTTACGGATGGAATACCTTATTATATAATTCAGGTGAAACTACCCTTCTGGGAGTGGCTTGAGAAAGAGTTGTTGAGTCCTTTAAGCTTCTTTAAAGATGAAGTTGACTTCCTCCTTAAGTACGAGTTTACGGAAACTAGAGTCTATAGGCGCATACTGGAGGCCATAGCACTAGGTAAGACAACGATAAAGGAGATAAAAGACTTCACCGGAATGAGGCACTCCGACATAACACCCTACTTGAGGAACCTCCTTGAAACTGATCTAGTGGTGAGGGAAGTCCCGATTACGGAAAAGCCCTACTCAAAAAGAGGAAGATATTATCTAGCCGACAACTTCTTAGCTTTCTGGTTCCGCTATATTTATCCCAACCTCTCAAGAATAGAAGAGGGGACGTTTAGCATCGAGGAGATTCGAGGGGATTACAGCCAATATCTAGGCTGGGTCTTTGAAAAGGTTGCAAGGCAGTTCCTCTTAAAGTTAAACATAAATTTCACAAAAATCGGGAGATGGTGGCATAAGGACAAGGAAATAGATATCGTAGCCTTAAATGAACGAGGTAAGGGAGTCCTTTTCGCCGAGGTTAAGTGGAAAAAGTTGAAAGAAAAAGAAGCTGAGAAGATTTTAAGGGAGTTGGAAAAGAAAGGCAAGCTTACGGGATTAGACGATTGGGAAAAGTCCTACGGGTTAATCGCAAGGAACATCGAGGGAAAAGAAAACCTTAAAGGAAAAGGTTACCTCGTCTGGGATCTTAGAGATTTCAACTTAGTTTATCGGCAACCTCTCCGAGAATATCATCCCAGAGGCTTATGA
- a CDS encoding NAD(P)-dependent malic enzyme — translation MDPLKFHKGGKIGVISKVPLKTREHLSLAYTPGVAEPCKAIAKDPEKVYEYTSKGNSVAVVSDGSRILGLGNIGPLAGLPVMEGKALLFKRFGGIDAFPIMIGEQDPDKFIEVVKAISPTFGGINLEDIASPKCFYILDKLREELDIPVFHDDQQGTAAVVLAGLINALEVVGKRLDEISVALFGAGAAGFATLRILVKAGVKPGNVRVVELVNGKPMVLTKDLDLEKLFPYRGWLLEKTNDEGIEGGPEEALKGADVLISFTRPGPGVIKPEWIREMSDDPIVFPLANPVPEILPDEAKKAGARIVATGRSDYPNQINNLLGFPGIFRGALDVRARSITDDMIIEAAKAIASVVEEPSEENIIPSPFNPIVYAKEARAVAEEAMKEGVARVKVKGEEIEERTLKLISLWDDILGEVADKLS, via the coding sequence ATGGATCCATTAAAATTCCACAAAGGTGGGAAAATAGGAGTTATCTCGAAAGTTCCGCTAAAGACGAGAGAGCATCTGAGCTTAGCCTACACTCCTGGGGTTGCAGAGCCCTGTAAGGCTATTGCAAAAGATCCCGAAAAGGTCTACGAGTACACGAGCAAGGGTAACTCGGTTGCCGTTGTAAGTGATGGGAGCAGAATATTAGGACTAGGTAACATAGGGCCCTTAGCAGGATTACCTGTAATGGAGGGGAAAGCACTGCTATTCAAGAGGTTTGGGGGAATAGATGCCTTCCCAATAATGATAGGGGAACAAGACCCAGATAAGTTCATAGAGGTTGTAAAGGCGATCTCCCCAACCTTTGGAGGCATAAACCTCGAGGATATTGCATCGCCAAAGTGCTTCTACATCCTCGACAAGCTTAGGGAAGAGCTCGACATTCCAGTATTTCACGACGATCAGCAGGGAACTGCCGCTGTAGTTCTAGCTGGCCTAATAAATGCCCTAGAGGTCGTTGGAAAGAGGCTCGATGAAATAAGCGTGGCCTTATTTGGTGCCGGCGCTGCGGGGTTCGCAACGCTTAGAATACTGGTAAAAGCTGGAGTTAAGCCAGGGAATGTCAGGGTTGTTGAGCTCGTAAATGGAAAGCCAATGGTTCTAACCAAAGACCTTGACCTCGAAAAGCTCTTTCCATATAGGGGATGGCTATTAGAGAAGACAAACGATGAAGGGATTGAAGGAGGGCCAGAAGAGGCTCTGAAGGGTGCCGACGTATTGATATCGTTCACAAGACCCGGGCCCGGAGTTATAAAGCCAGAGTGGATAAGGGAGATGAGCGATGACCCAATAGTCTTTCCATTGGCAAACCCGGTTCCAGAGATATTGCCCGATGAAGCTAAGAAGGCTGGAGCCAGAATAGTGGCCACAGGAAGGAGCGACTATCCGAATCAGATAAACAACTTGCTTGGTTTCCCAGGAATATTCAGAGGTGCCCTAGATGTTAGGGCTAGGTCAATAACCGATGACATGATAATAGAAGCTGCAAAGGCAATAGCGAGTGTAGTGGAGGAGCCGAGCGAGGAGAACATAATCCCCTCACCATTCAATCCAATTGTTTACGCTAAGGAGGCTAGGGCCGTTGCTGAAGAAGCCATGAAAGAAGGTGTTGCTAGAGTTAAAGTTAAGGGAGAGGAAATAGAAGAGCGCACGCTCAAGCTCATAAGCCTCTGGGATGATATTCTCGGAGAGGTTGCCGATAAACTAAGTTGA
- a CDS encoding Ldh family oxidoreductase, with the protein MFEKGYVDENYVRIPKDELFSFVVRVLTKLGTPEEDAKIVADNLIMADLRGIESHGVQRLKRYVDGILSGGINLHPRIKIIREGPSYALLDGDEGFGQVVGYKAMKLAIEKARKTGIGIVAVRNSNHYGIAGYYALMAAEEGMIGISMTNSRPLVAPTGGVERILGTNPIALAAPTKGKPFLLDMATSVVPIGKLEVYRRKGEEIPEGWAINSKGEITRSVEEVFNGGSLLPLGGFGELLGGHKGYGLSLMVDILSGILSGGTWSKHVKNTNEKNSNVCHFFMAINIEHFTPLEEFKGRMSEMINEIKNSRKHPDFERIWIHGEKGFLTMETRLKLGIPIYKKVLDELNEIARRVGVKGLEV; encoded by the coding sequence ATGTTCGAAAAGGGTTACGTGGATGAGAACTACGTGAGAATTCCGAAGGATGAACTGTTCTCATTCGTCGTCAGGGTTCTAACTAAGCTCGGAACACCAGAGGAAGACGCTAAGATAGTGGCCGATAATCTAATAATGGCAGATTTAAGGGGAATAGAGAGTCACGGAGTCCAGAGGTTGAAGAGGTACGTGGATGGAATTCTAAGCGGAGGAATAAACCTTCACCCCAGGATAAAGATAATTAGAGAAGGCCCCTCCTATGCACTACTCGATGGAGACGAAGGATTTGGTCAAGTAGTTGGATACAAGGCAATGAAGCTGGCAATAGAAAAAGCCAGAAAAACCGGAATAGGGATTGTTGCGGTTAGGAACAGCAATCACTATGGAATAGCTGGTTATTACGCCCTCATGGCAGCGGAAGAGGGAATGATAGGGATAAGCATGACGAATTCTAGGCCGTTAGTTGCCCCAACTGGAGGAGTTGAAAGGATTCTAGGTACTAACCCAATAGCTTTAGCTGCTCCCACTAAGGGCAAGCCTTTCCTCCTCGACATGGCAACAAGCGTCGTTCCGATAGGTAAACTCGAGGTTTACAGGAGGAAAGGTGAGGAAATCCCCGAGGGCTGGGCCATAAATTCTAAAGGAGAGATAACGAGGAGCGTTGAAGAAGTGTTCAACGGGGGCTCCCTTTTACCGCTGGGTGGGTTTGGAGAACTGCTTGGAGGTCACAAAGGTTATGGGTTGAGCTTAATGGTTGACATACTGTCTGGAATACTCAGCGGGGGAACCTGGAGTAAGCACGTGAAGAATACCAACGAGAAGAACAGCAACGTTTGCCACTTCTTCATGGCCATAAACATAGAGCACTTTACACCCCTAGAAGAGTTCAAGGGAAGGATGAGCGAGATGATTAACGAGATTAAGAACTCAAGGAAGCACCCAGACTTTGAGAGGATATGGATCCACGGAGAGAAGGGATTCTTGACGATGGAGACTAGGTTAAAGCTCGGGATTCCTATTTATAAGAAGGTTTTAGATGAGTTGAACGAGATAGCTAGAAGGGTGGGAGTCAAGGGACTGGAGGTTTAA